One segment of Candidatus Goldiibacteriota bacterium DNA contains the following:
- a CDS encoding tetratricopeptide repeat protein: protein MELKKDILKTVTRYAQAGEWAKVIAEYEKLLQIEPDDINVHNSIGDAFSKMGEDRKAFEHYLRVLNDPQTKANPTKMAFLNKKISKLDPKKFDLDGKALHETISKSVKAKDMFEKQEGGDASALPALKEALANDKMNPELFMMLGEVYEKQTDIGNAIESYVKALRIYVEKNNSGKGLELAKKIMNLQKENTDALAMIAEDMVKNGKKEEAEEMFKDVLINLAEKNLVAEGKGVSKRAMELGITYGEQFFSYFLFKDGKYEEARKILEKKYSLTLEEKLLLGKICYKMNDFEKAKSVFLSMDPAIINESEELLDQIGDVFLKLRELKTSSEYYMKVVRMLKSQGDLDHAMLAANKVLNVDGDNIEVHEILTDIYTKKQMKNKLIDSLTKLASLYDAAHRTQDSMSAKNMLNKLKML, encoded by the coding sequence ATGGAGCTTAAAAAAGACATATTAAAAACAGTTACCAGATACGCCCAGGCAGGCGAATGGGCTAAGGTTATAGCAGAGTATGAAAAACTGCTTCAAATTGAACCGGATGACATTAATGTCCATAATTCAATAGGTGATGCTTTTTCCAAAATGGGCGAAGACAGAAAAGCGTTTGAACATTATCTGCGCGTGTTAAATGACCCGCAGACAAAGGCAAACCCCACAAAAATGGCGTTTTTAAACAAGAAAATATCAAAACTTGACCCAAAAAAGTTTGACCTTGACGGCAAAGCGCTTCACGAAACCATTTCCAAATCGGTTAAAGCAAAGGATATGTTTGAAAAACAGGAAGGCGGGGATGCTTCTGCCCTGCCGGCGCTTAAAGAGGCGCTTGCAAACGATAAAATGAACCCTGAACTGTTCATGATGTTAGGCGAGGTTTATGAAAAGCAGACAGACATTGGAAACGCCATAGAATCTTATGTTAAGGCGTTAAGGATATATGTGGAAAAAAATAACAGCGGTAAAGGGCTGGAGCTTGCGAAAAAAATAATGAACCTGCAGAAAGAAAACACCGATGCTCTGGCAATGATTGCGGAAGATATGGTAAAAAACGGCAAAAAAGAAGAAGCTGAAGAGATGTTTAAGGATGTACTTATAAATTTAGCGGAAAAAAACCTTGTGGCAGAAGGTAAGGGTGTTTCAAAAAGGGCCATGGAGCTTGGGATAACATACGGCGAGCAGTTTTTTTCCTATTTTCTTTTTAAAGACGGAAAATATGAAGAAGCCAGAAAAATTCTGGAAAAAAAATATTCACTTACGCTTGAAGAAAAACTTCTGCTTGGAAAAATATGCTACAAGATGAACGATTTTGAAAAAGCAAAATCTGTTTTTCTTTCGATGGACCCTGCAATAATAAATGAAAGCGAAGAACTGCTTGATCAGATAGGCGATGTTTTTCTTAAACTAAGGGAGTTAAAGACCTCTTCGGAATATTATATGAAAGTGGTGCGTATGCTTAAAAGCCAGGGAGACCTGGATCATGCCATGCTTGCCGCCAATAAAGTATTAAATGTGGACGGCGATAATATAGAAGTACACGAAATTCTGACAGATATATATACAAAAAAACAGATGAAAAACAAGCTTATAGATTCCCTTACAAAACTGGCGTCGCTTTATGACGCCGCGCACAGGACGCAGGACAGCATGAGCGCCAAAAATATGCTTAATAAGCTGAAAATGCTTTAG